Part of the Caballeronia sp. SL2Y3 genome is shown below.
CCTGCGCCTTCTGCGCGGCGAGGTTGTCGATCGCGCTCATCACCTTTTCGCCCGACGGCGCGCCGATCTTCACGAGCGTGAAGCCCTTCTCCTTGGCGGCGGTCTCGGCGAACTTCCATTCGTCCTGGAACCACGGCTCTTCCGGCTGCTTCACGAGAAAGCCGATCTTGATGTCGTCGGCGGCCTGCGCGACGGGCGCGGCGATCATCGTGGCGCTCGTCGCGGTGGCGGCGGCGATCAGCGTGAGGAACAGTCTGCGTTTCATCTTGTGTCTCCCGACTTTTTGCGTTGTCTCAAAATACCCGCGTGCGGGTGGTACAAAGCGTGTGGCCGCGTGTCTTTCTGCGTGGATGCCGCACCGCGGCCAGTGCGTCATTTCTTCGATACGTGCGTCTTTAGTCGTGATAGAGCGCGCTACGCCCGCCGTCCACGGTGATGCAGCTCGCGTTGATGAACGGCGCTTCGTCCGATGCGAGGAACACCGCCGTCATCGCGACTTCCTGCGGCTTGCCAATGCGCTTCATCGGCTGGAGATCGAGCGTCGCCTGCCGCGCGGCGGCCGGGTCGGACTGCGCGTTCCACCAGTCGAGCGTCAATTGCGTTTCGATGTAACCCGGCGCGATGGCATTCACGCGCACGTTGTTCGGCGCGTATTCGATGCCGAGCGCGCGCGTCAGCCCGATCACGCCGTGCTTCGCGACCGGATACGGAAAGCAGCCCGGGATGATCTTGAAGCTGTGCGTCGAGGCGATATTCACGATGCTGCCCCGGCCGCGTTCCACCATGCCGGGCAGCACCGCGCGGCAGCCGTTCCACACGCCGTCGAGATCGACGGCGAAGCAGCGCCGCCAGTCGTCGTCGGTCATGGTCAGCGGATCGCAGAACACGTTGATGCCGGCGTTGTTCACGAGCACGTCGAGCGCGCCGAACTTCGCTTCCGTTCGCGCGACGGCGTCTTTCACGGACGCGCTCTGCGTCACGTCCGTCCGTACCGCGATGACGCGCTCGGACTGCGTTTCGTCGGCGATGCGCTTCGCCGTCTCGCGCGCCGTCTCGATGTCCAGTTCCGCGAGCGCCACCGCCGCGCCTTCCCGCGCGAACGCCAGCGCGATCGCCGCGCCGATGCCGCGCCCCGCGCCGGTGACCATCGCGACTTTGCCGGCGAGCCGGTTCATCGCTTCTCACCTTTCGCGATCGCGAGTCCATCCACGAACGCCTTCGCGTGCGATGCCGTCACGCTCGCGCTCTGCCCCGGCTTGTAGAGCGCGGACCCCAAGCCGAAGCCGTTCGCGCCCGCCGTCAGAAACGGCCCCATGTTGTCCGGCGCAATGCCGCCGACCGGCACGAGCGGCACTTCCTTCGCGATGACCGCGCGCCACGCCTTCACGACAGTCGGGCCGAGTTGCTCGGCGGGGAACATTTTCAGCACGTCCGCGCCGTTCTTCAGCGCGAGAAAACCTTCGTTGGGCGTCGCGACGCCCGGCGCGCACGCGAGTCCGTGCGCCTTCGCGGCGCGCACGACATCGCCGTCGCTGTGCGGCATCACGATCAGTTCGCCGCCTGCGTCCTTCACGTTATCCACGTAGCTCGGATGCAGCACCGTGCCGGCCCCGACGATGGCGTCGTCCGGCAGCGCCTGCCGGATCGCGGCGATGCTGTCGAAGGGCTGCGACGAATTCAGCGGCACCTCGACGATGCGAAAGCCCGCTTCGTACAGCGCGCGGCCGTGCTCGGCGGCATCGGCGGGCGTGACGCCGCGCAGGATCGCGATGAGCGGACACTGGGCGAACGCCTTCGCGAGACCGGCGTGCATCTCGTACGGCCCCGGCAGATTGATGTGAGGTTGCATCGTCTTGCTCCTTGCGTGTGCGTTCGTGTGCGTTCGTGTGCGTTCGTATGCGTCGCGTCAGGCGGCGCTCGCGGGCGCGCTGACGAGCCCGGCTTGCGCGGCGATTCGATAAAGGCCGTGTTCGGTGGCGTGCGCGACCGTCTGCGCGTCCTGACAGTCGAAACGCGCGAGGGCGGCGCGGTAGCGGTCGCAAAGCGCATCGTTGCCAATCAGCCGCAGCGTCCTGCCCGCGAGCGACGACGCGTCCCGCGCCAGCACTTCGTTCAGTCCGCGCAGTTCATGGCCGATGAGCAGTCCCGACAAGTAATCCGGCTGCTGTTCGGGCGTCAGTTGCCCGGTGAGTCCGAGCGTGCGCGTGCTGAAGATGGTCGCGAGCAGGCCGGGATGACCGGCATCGCGCGCAGTATCGACACCGCGGATGAACGCCGCTGCATCGGGGGCCGCGCCCTGCTGCATCGTGCGGCCGAGAATCGTGTGGTCGCGCAGCGCGCTGAACGTCTCGCCGGTCATGAACGTGTAGAACCGCTCGATACGGCCGTCTTCGACGAACGCCCACTTCGCATGCGTGCCGGGCAGGCCGATCAGCGCGCCGCCCGGCGTGGACAGCGACGCGTCGGCCGAAAGCGCGCCGACGATCTGCGTTTCCTCGCCGCGCATCACGTTGGGCAGCACGCCGCGTTCGAGCACGCCCGGCACCACGCGCACGGTCACGCCGCGCGCCGCCGTCACCGTCACGATGCCCGCGACGAGCGCGTTGGCGTCGGCGGGCGTATCGACATACGGCGCTTCGATCCAGCCCTGCGCGCTGCCGATCATGCCGGCCGCGATCACGGGCAAGCGCGGATGCGCGTCGAGCCACGCGCCGCAGGTTTCCTCGAACGCCTCGTCGAAGCCGCCGGCGGGCAGCTTCATGATGCCGGCCGACGACGCGCGGGTGTCGAGCGCCGTGCCGTCGTCGCCGAGCAGATAGGCGCGCAGGGACGTGGTGCCCCAGTCGAGCGCAATGAGAGCGGGCGCGGTCATCGCTTGATCCTGCGATTGGCCTGCGGCGCGCGCCAGCCGAGTTCTTCGGAGATCGAGCGCGCTTCGCGCTGCACGACCGGGATCAGTTCTTCCATGCGTTCGTCCGGCATATAAGGGATGGTGCTCGCGACAGAAAGCGCCGCGACGATCGCGCCCGACGCATCGCGCACGGGCGCGGCGACGCAGCGAATCGACGCTTCGTTCTCTTCGAGGTCGAACGTGTAACCGCCTTGCGAATAGCGCGTCATGCGCTGAAGAAACGTATCGACGTCCGGGCGGTTCTCCGGCTTGAAGCTCGTGCGGGCGAGCGCCCGGTGCGACGCGTCGAGCAGCTTCTTCCACGCGTTGGCTTCGAGGTCGAGCATCATCGCCTTGCCGATACCCGTCGATGCGAGCGGCATGCGGTGCCCGACGCGCGAACGCATTTCGAGCCCGCGCGTGCCGGGAATCTTGTCGATGTAGAGCACGTCGTCGCCATCGCGCACGCCTAGATGAATCGTGTCGTGCGTATGCTGCGCGAGCGCCTGAAGATGCGGACGCGCAACCGCCGTCAGCGGCATCTGTTCCAGCGCGATGGTGCCGAGTTCGATCAGCTTCGGCCCGAGCAGATAGCCGCCCTGCACTTGCCGCAGATAGCGCGCCTGCACGAGCGAACTCACGAGCCGGTGCGTGGTGCTGCGCGTCGTGCCGAGCGCCGCGCTGAACGAGCGCAGATCGCGCGCGCCGTTCGCGGCCGCTTCGAGGATCGCGAGGCCGCGCAGCAGCGTCTGCGTGCCGGCCTGCTGCGGCGTGACATCGACGAGCGCGCTCGGCAGCGCGATGGCGTCGGCGTCGCGGCGGCCGGTTTCCCGCGCGCGGGCGTCGTTGGCGGCGAGGCTGTTATCTGCACCCTGCGTATCGGCGGGCTGGAGCTTGGTCATGTCGCTCACCCCTCGATGCGCGCGCAAGACGGCGCGCGCTTTTCGCGTGAGGCGGATGAATCGTGCGGCGCGACCCGCGAGCGCGGGCAGGCGATCGAGTGCATGACGTGTCTCCGGTTTTGTTCTTGTTGGCGCGAGGCGTCCTGGCCTGCGCGGTGCCTTCTGGCGGTGTCGTCGAAGGCTTGGACGGATTGTAGTTCCGGCTATCTCAAATCTTCAATATGTGACCGCGCTGTTCACATAATGGGAGTCTAGCTGACAACTGAAAGCGACACGCGAACGAAAAAGCCCTGATGAATCAGGGCTTTATCGAGTTTAGCGACGCGAGCTAAATATCATTCCGGCAGTTCGGCGGCGCCCATTCGCCGCGCGATGACGCGTGCTCGCATGGTCAGATATGCCGAGTTGCGATGGTCGTCGAAGTATTTCGGGCGCGGCAGCATGACGGCGAGGCGCGCGCTCTGTCCCGCCGTCAACTTGGCCGCCGACGTCTTGTAGTAATAGCGCGCCGCCGCTTCCGCGCCGTAGACGCCGTTGCCCCATTCGACCGAATTCAGATAGACCTCGAAGATGCGTTCCTTGGTCCACCAGAATTCGAGCATCCACGTAATCACCAGTTCCTGCGCCTTGCGGATATAGCTCTTCTCGCGCGACAGAAACAGATTGCGCGCGAGTTGCTGGGAAATGGTCGAGCCGCCCGCGACGATCTTTCCGCGCGACTTGTTCTTCTCCCACGCCTGCAAGATGGCGTCGGTTTCGTAGCCGTTGTTATTGACGAAGTTCGCATCTTCGGACGCGATGATCGCGCGCTTCAGATTGCGCGAGATCTGGTCGTACGGCACCCACGTGCGTTGCAGCGCGATGCCGGGATGCGTCTTCGCGAGCGTCCACGCATCGGCGCGCATGAAGGCGGTCGAACCCGGATTGGTTACCGTCCACACGCCGATCTGGAGAAAGAAGTAGAGCTGCGTCGCGAGAATCGCGATGAAGAACACGGATACGCCGTAGGCGATCCATCGCGCGGGACCGAGCCGCACCGCGCGGCGCGTGGGCCGGTCGCTCGGCGACGTGCGGCTGTGGCCGGGCGCGGTGGTCATCAGGCTTTTGCCGCCAGTGTCCGACGCAGTTCGCGCAGCACCGCGCCGCCGTCCGGGCGCACGCCGCGCCAGATGAAGAACGATTCGGCGGCCTGTTCGACCAGCATGCCGAGGCCGTCGGCCGCGCGCGCGCCGAGACGCTCCGCGTGCTGCATGAAGACCGTGGGCTTCGGGCCGTACATCATGTCGTAGGCGAGCGTGCCCGCGCCGAAAGCCGCGTCGTCGCATTCGGGCAGCGCGGCGTCGAGGCTGCCGGCCGTCGCGTTGACGATCACGTCGTAGCGCGTCTTTTCGATGCTCTGGGCGCCGCCGCCCGACAGGCTCACGTTCGCCTCGTGCGCGGCCTGCTCGAACTGCTCGACGAGTTGCTGCGCCTTCGCCGCCGTGCGATTGATGATGACGAGCGACGCCGGCCGCCGGTCGAAGATCGGCAGAACGACGCCGCGCGCGGCCCCGCCCGCGCCGAGCAGCAGCACGCGCGCGCCTTCGAGACTCACGCCGAGATTTGCTTCGATGTCGCGCACCAGGCCGACGCCGTCGGTGTTGTCGCCGCGCACGCCGTCTTCGGTGAACGACAGCGTGTTGACTGCGCCGGCTGCCGCCGCGCGCGGCGATAGCGAATCGGCGAACGCGTGGGCGTCGAGCTTGAACGGCACCGTCACGTTCATGCCGCGTCCGCCCGACGCGATGAACGCTTCGACCGCCTGCTCGAAGCCGCCGAGCGGCCCGAGAATGCGCCCGTATTCGACCGCTTCGCCGGTCTGCTCGGCAAAGCGCGCGTGAATCCACGGCGACTTGCTGTGCTCGACCGGATTGCCGATCACCGCGTACCGGTCGCGCGGCTGCGGCGCGTTCATGCGTTCGGCTCCTGTGGCTGCGGCGATGCTTCCGCCGATGCCTCCGCCTGCGCTTCAGCTTCGCTTTCGGCGCTGAGGTCGTCGGCTTCGATGATTTCTTCCTCGGCTTCGTCTTCTTCGACGGGCGCGGCCGCGGACGGCGCGTCGATCACGTGCAGCAGACGGCACGACGCCTCGACGGTCAGTTCATCGATCGACACCACTTCGAGCATCACCCGCGTGCCGCGCGCATGCACGCCCAGGCCGGGCACGTGCAGGATCAGCGGAATCTCTTCGAAGCGAACGAGATCATCCTTCACCACCGACGCCGGAACCTGCCGCTTGTTCTCCTGCTTCAGCCAGCGCAGACACCAGAAGTACTCCATGCGGCGCTGATGATCCGCGTAAGCGGTGTAGGTATCGTCGAAACCCTGCACGACGGCGAACAGGTCCGCGTCCTTCGGCTTGAAGGGCGCGGCGAGCTTCGCGGTCACGCCGTGCTGCACGCAGGCGAGCAGTTGCCACTGATTGACCAGATCGACGTAACGGCGCAGCGGCGACGTGCTCCACGCATATTGCGCGACGCCCAAACCTTCGTGCGGCGCGGGCGTCGTCTGCATGCGCGTGCGCTTGGGGCCGGGACCGCCGAAGCCGCGCTGCGAGCGGTAGATGCCGGGCACGCCGTGATCGTTGAGAAACGCGCCCCAGGACGAATTCGCGAGAATCGCGAGTTCCGCCACGATCAGGTCGAGCGGCGATCCGCGGCGGCGCGGCGTGATGGTGATGTGCTCGCCTTCGACGTAGAAATTGAAGTCGTTGTTGCGCTGCACTTCGCGCTTGAGGCCGTACGTCGCCCGCGCTTGCTGGCGCTTTTCGAAGAGCGCCTGCGCGAGCGGCCACAACACGGCGATGTCTTCCTTGTGCGGATAATCGCCCGTGCCGGCGGCGAGGCTTTCCTCGGTCACGTGCTCGTCGAGATGGTTATGGCGCAGATTCGACTTGATGAACACGCGCTCGGCGCGCGTCTCGCTCGCGACGATTTCCTGCGTCTCGCGATTCACGATGATGTACAGCGACAGCGCCGGCCGCAGTCCGCCCTCGCCGAGCGTGAACACATCGACGACGTTGTCCGGCAGCATCGTGATCTTGTCGCCGGGCATGTAGACCGTCGAAAGACGGCTGCGCGCGATCGAATCGATGGTGTCGCCCCGCGCGATGCCGAGCGCCGGCGCCGCGATATGCACGCCGATGCGCACGCGCCCGTCCGCCAGATGCTGCACGGAGAAGGCATCGTCGATTTCGGTGGTCGTCACGTCGTCGATGGAAAACGCTTCGACGTCCGCTTCGGGCAAGTCTTCGGGCAACGGCGCGGGCTGCACGGAGGGGAAGCCGACGCCGTGCGGGAAGTACTCGGCGAGGAAGCGCGCTTCGTGCAATTGACGCGCGGACGCAATGCCGCCGCATTCGAGCATGAGCCGCGCCTGCGAAATGCCGCGCGCGGCCGCCGCCGCTTCGAGCGCCTTGTATTCGATGGAATTCTTGTCCGGCTTCGTCAGAAGGCCGATGGCTTTGTCCTTCAGCGCCTCCGGCAGCTTGCCCGCCTTCAGTTCTTCTTCGTAACTCGCCTGCACGAGCGCCTGCTGGCGCTTGCGTTCCAGCGACGCGAGCGCCATTTGCAACTGCTCCTGCGGCGCGCGCTGATACTGCCCGCGCCCCTTGCGACGGAAGTACACCGGCGCGCCGTGCATGCGCAGCACGAGCGCGGCGCGCTCGCTCGGA
Proteins encoded:
- a CDS encoding SDR family oxidoreductase, whose protein sequence is MNRLAGKVAMVTGAGRGIGAAIALAFAREGAAVALAELDIETARETAKRIADETQSERVIAVRTDVTQSASVKDAVARTEAKFGALDVLVNNAGINVFCDPLTMTDDDWRRCFAVDLDGVWNGCRAVLPGMVERGRGSIVNIASTHSFKIIPGCFPYPVAKHGVIGLTRALGIEYAPNNVRVNAIAPGYIETQLTLDWWNAQSDPAAARQATLDLQPMKRIGKPQEVAMTAVFLASDEAPFINASCITVDGGRSALYHD
- a CDS encoding 2-dehydro-3-deoxy-6-phosphogalactonate aldolase; this translates as MQPHINLPGPYEMHAGLAKAFAQCPLIAILRGVTPADAAEHGRALYEAGFRIVEVPLNSSQPFDSIAAIRQALPDDAIVGAGTVLHPSYVDNVKDAGGELIVMPHSDGDVVRAAKAHGLACAPGVATPNEGFLALKNGADVLKMFPAEQLGPTVVKAWRAVIAKEVPLVPVGGIAPDNMGPFLTAGANGFGLGSALYKPGQSASVTASHAKAFVDGLAIAKGEKR
- a CDS encoding 2-dehydro-3-deoxygalactonokinase, with translation MTAPALIALDWGTTSLRAYLLGDDGTALDTRASSAGIMKLPAGGFDEAFEETCGAWLDAHPRLPVIAAGMIGSAQGWIEAPYVDTPADANALVAGIVTVTAARGVTVRVVPGVLERGVLPNVMRGEETQIVGALSADASLSTPGGALIGLPGTHAKWAFVEDGRIERFYTFMTGETFSALRDHTILGRTMQQGAAPDAAAFIRGVDTARDAGHPGLLATIFSTRTLGLTGQLTPEQQPDYLSGLLIGHELRGLNEVLARDASSLAGRTLRLIGNDALCDRYRAALARFDCQDAQTVAHATEHGLYRIAAQAGLVSAPASAA
- a CDS encoding IclR family transcriptional regulator encodes the protein MTKLQPADTQGADNSLAANDARARETGRRDADAIALPSALVDVTPQQAGTQTLLRGLAILEAAANGARDLRSFSAALGTTRSTTHRLVSSLVQARYLRQVQGGYLLGPKLIELGTIALEQMPLTAVARPHLQALAQHTHDTIHLGVRDGDDVLYIDKIPGTRGLEMRSRVGHRMPLASTGIGKAMMLDLEANAWKKLLDASHRALARTSFKPENRPDVDTFLQRMTRYSQGGYTFDLEENEASIRCVAAPVRDASGAIVAALSVASTIPYMPDERMEELIPVVQREARSISEELGWRAPQANRRIKR
- the mtgA gene encoding monofunctional biosynthetic peptidoglycan transglycosylase encodes the protein MTTAPGHSRTSPSDRPTRRAVRLGPARWIAYGVSVFFIAILATQLYFFLQIGVWTVTNPGSTAFMRADAWTLAKTHPGIALQRTWVPYDQISRNLKRAIIASEDANFVNNNGYETDAILQAWEKNKSRGKIVAGGSTISQQLARNLFLSREKSYIRKAQELVITWMLEFWWTKERIFEVYLNSVEWGNGVYGAEAAARYYYKTSAAKLTAGQSARLAVMLPRPKYFDDHRNSAYLTMRARVIARRMGAAELPE
- the aroE gene encoding shikimate dehydrogenase; this translates as MNAPQPRDRYAVIGNPVEHSKSPWIHARFAEQTGEAVEYGRILGPLGGFEQAVEAFIASGGRGMNVTVPFKLDAHAFADSLSPRAAAAGAVNTLSFTEDGVRGDNTDGVGLVRDIEANLGVSLEGARVLLLGAGGAARGVVLPIFDRRPASLVIINRTAAKAQQLVEQFEQAAHEANVSLSGGGAQSIEKTRYDVIVNATAGSLDAALPECDDAAFGAGTLAYDMMYGPKPTVFMQHAERLGARAADGLGMLVEQAAESFFIWRGVRPDGGAVLRELRRTLAAKA
- a CDS encoding ribonuclease catalytic domain-containing protein; protein product: MNVFFEESGSFKAGSVLSKQGDAFQVELPGGRRAKVRAKDVLIEFEKPAAADLMQEADAIAQDIDLDFLWECAPEEEFPFTALGADYFGDKFGPSERAALVLRMHGAPVYFRRKGRGQYQRAPQEQLQMALASLERKRQQALVQASYEEELKAGKLPEALKDKAIGLLTKPDKNSIEYKALEAAAAARGISQARLMLECGGIASARQLHEARFLAEYFPHGVGFPSVQPAPLPEDLPEADVEAFSIDDVTTTEIDDAFSVQHLADGRVRIGVHIAAPALGIARGDTIDSIARSRLSTVYMPGDKITMLPDNVVDVFTLGEGGLRPALSLYIIVNRETQEIVASETRAERVFIKSNLRHNHLDEHVTEESLAAGTGDYPHKEDIAVLWPLAQALFEKRQQARATYGLKREVQRNNDFNFYVEGEHITITPRRRGSPLDLIVAELAILANSSWGAFLNDHGVPGIYRSQRGFGGPGPKRTRMQTTPAPHEGLGVAQYAWSTSPLRRYVDLVNQWQLLACVQHGVTAKLAAPFKPKDADLFAVVQGFDDTYTAYADHQRRMEYFWCLRWLKQENKRQVPASVVKDDLVRFEEIPLILHVPGLGVHARGTRVMLEVVSIDELTVEASCRLLHVIDAPSAAAPVEEDEAEEEIIEADDLSAESEAEAQAEASAEASPQPQEPNA